TGCCGCTTCTCACGGGCTGATGCTGACGTTGGTGGCCGCAGGGTACGGGCTAAGTTTTTCCACTGCCGCGCACTTGGCAACTTGCCAGCCGGCGGATGTTGTTGTCCGCCCGTTGGCCGGTCAGAGCGCATCGATAACCACCTATCTGTTACGAACCGAGGGTGGCATGACGGAGCCGTTGCAGCGGTTCATCGAACGCGCCGAACGTGTATGTCATCAGGACGCAAGCACATCACGCGCGATCTGACGCAGATCTATCGAAAGGTGCGCGGCTAGTTTTCTCGGATTGCGCGATTCATCTTTGGTCTTGCGGCTGACCCGATCTGCATGGCTCATGCGCTGTACTGATTCCAGTTTCGACGCAATTGCTGCGCCCTTCCGTACTCCGGCACTCGCCTGCGGGCTCGCCGCCGCGGTCATTTCACTGACGCGGAACGCATGACCTTTTGCTGGTTGCAAACCGGCTCATCCTGTTGACGCATTGGCACTTTACGCCGTTGGAATTCCTACGGAAAACTTTGGCCAGGTTTCGGGTAAAGCGCGGCACCCATGCTTGACTCCAGGGGAGCGCGACCACCAAGCCGCGTGCCGGTCCAAAGGCAAAGCGCCCGCATCATGGTTGAGGAGTTTCAAGCGTAGCAAGATGTAGTTCGCCCTTAGCCGGCCGTCAGCGCCGATGCAACGCTTCCTTCCACGATCCCGGCCGGTCCTGCGCTTCATCCGGATTTCTGGGCAATCGCCTCGCCCACTTGGGCGGTGCGCGTCTGCCAGAGTTCGATCCGACGATGGGACGCACGCGACATGGAGAAATCGAGTTGCCTTGCCTTTGGCGCCAGGATCTACTACCGCCCGATCGAGGCGGCCGTCCGTTGGGCGGGACTGTTGCGCTTTGAGCCGCGGATTCTGGAAACGCTCGGGCCACGTGCCATGCCTGAGCCGAACGACTTTCCGCGCTGGCCCTTGCTGCGCCTTTTCTCCGAGCGCATCTTCGACGCATTGGCACACGATGAGCTTTCTTACGGCAAGGCAGGCATGGCGCAGGAACCTCAGCGCCCCGCACTCGACGATCCTGCGTTGATCGTGCGCCACGTCGACCTGAAGGCGTGGATGTCGCATTACTACCCCGGTGAGCGGCCTCCATTCCTGTTCGACGGCATCGAGCGCGAACTGCATCCTTCGGTGAGCGTCGCCATGCTGAACGTGTTGCTGGCCGATCGCGAGGCCGCCAAGCTGCAGCTTGCCGAACTCGCACAACTACATGCGGCGCTGAAGGCACAGCACGAAGCGTTGGCGAAGGAGCATGCCAGTAGCATTCGTGAGGGCGATGCGAGTGAACCGGGCCTGCGCAGCGAATCGACTTACCTGAACATCATTGGCGGCCTGCTGACATTGCTGTTGGGCAAGTCCCCCGCGGGCTCTGCCTACTCGTCCTTCCGCAACATGGATGCGGTGATCAGTGCGCTACTGGCCCACCATGAAGGGCGGCCCGGCATCAGCGAGCGAACGCTGTGGAGCAAGCTGGCACAGGCGCGTCGCCACCTGGAGGCATCGCGCTGAGCCTGTAACAGCAGACTGCAATTGCAGTTGCGTGTTCTGCAGTTGCAGTGAATCTCGCAGCAGCAGCATATGGAATGCGAGACACTTTCTGAACAACGCCATCGAGCGTCAAGGAGTGCCTCTCATGTCTTCGCAGACCATCGCGCCGGCCTTGCCGCCCGAGCACCGCATCCTGCGCCGCGCCGAGGTCGAAGCCAAGACCGGCTTCAAGCGCGCGCACATCTACAGCCTCATGAAGGAAGGCAAGTTCCCCAAGGCGCTGCGCCTGGGCGTGCGCGCGGTGGGCTGGGACTCGGTGGAGATCGAACAGTGGATCGCCGATCGCCTCAAAGAACGCGCCTGACGCTTCTTCTCGGTTCATGCCATTCGACGAGGAGAAGCCCATGCAGGTGGTGTCCATCATTTCGACCAAGGGCGGCGTGGGCAAGACCACGACGGCGGCCAACCTGGGCGGCTTCATCGCCGATGCCGGGCTGCGCGTGCTGCTGCTGGACCTGGACGTGCAGCCCACGCTGTCGAGCTACTTCACGCTGGACGTTCGCGCGCCCGGCGGCATCTACCAGATGCTGGCCTTCAACGAGCGGCGCATCGAGCAACTGGTGTCGCGTACCGTGATCGCGGGCCTGGACCTGGTGCTCTCCAACGACGACCGCGGCGAACTGAACACGCTGCTGCTGCACGCTCCGGATGGGCGCCTGCGACTGCGCCATCTGCTTCCCGTCTTCCGCACGCACTACGACTTGCTGCTGATCGACACCCAGGGCGCGCGCAGCGTGCTGCTGGAGATGGCGGTGCTGGCGTCCGACCTGGCGCTGTCGCCGGTGACGCCGGAAATCCTCGCGGCGCGCGAGCTGCGGCGCGGCACGCTGCAACTGATCGAGGACATCGCGCCGTATCGGCACCTGGGCATCGAGCCGCCGCCGCTGCGTCTGCTCATCAACCGTGTGCATCCTGTGTCGTCGAATGCGCGGCTGGTCCAGCAGGCGCTGCGACAGGTGTTTCAGGAACAGGCCGGCGTGCAGGTGCTGGGCACCGACGTACCGGCCATCGAAGCCTATCCGCGCGCTGCGACACGAGGATTGCCGGTGCACCGGGTGGAGTACCGGCAGCCGGCTGGGCGCACGGCGCCCGCGGCGTTGGAGACCATGCGCACGCTGGCCGGCGAGCTGTTCCCCGTGTGGCGGGAGCGCTTCGCGCTGGTCACAGGTCGGGCCGATGCGGGAGGGGCCGGCCATGGCGAGCGCGCATGAACTGGCGCGCGGCCGCGAACGGCTGCGCGCGCTGATCGAGTTCGCGCTGGGCGAAGGCTGGCGCGTGGTTCGCACGTCCGGCGGGCACCTGAAATTCACGAAGCAAGGCTGCGCGTCGATCTACACCAGCTCGACGGCGAGCGACCACCGTGCCGACCGCAATGCCCGCGCACAGCTTCGCCGCGCCGACCGGCAAGCGCAGGAGAATGGCCGTGGCTGAGCTGACGCCGCAGGACATGGCTGCCAAGCTGCTGGCCACCGGCTTCGAGCGCAGCGGCCCTTCGGCCGCGACCTTGAGCGACCCCATCGCCGACACGCCGATGGTGGTGACGCTGGACCAGTTGCGGCCCTACGACCACGACCCACGCGTGACGCGCAACCCGGCCTATGCGGAGATCAAGGCGTCCATCCGCGAACGTGGGCTGGACGCGCCCCCCGCGATCACGCGCAGGCCGGGCGAGGCGCACTACATCATTCGCAACGGCGGCAACACGCGGCTGGCGATCCTGCGCGAGTTGTGGAGCGAGACCAAGGAGGAACGCTTCTTCCGCATTGCGTGCCTGTTCCGCCCGTGGCCGGCGCGCGGTGAAATCGTGGCGCTGACCGGGCATCTGGC
This region of Alicycliphilus denitrificans K601 genomic DNA includes:
- a CDS encoding AlpA family transcriptional regulator; the encoded protein is MSSQTIAPALPPEHRILRRAEVEAKTGFKRAHIYSLMKEGKFPKALRLGVRAVGWDSVEIEQWIADRLKERA
- a CDS encoding ParA family protein; the protein is MQVVSIISTKGGVGKTTTAANLGGFIADAGLRVLLLDLDVQPTLSSYFTLDVRAPGGIYQMLAFNERRIEQLVSRTVIAGLDLVLSNDDRGELNTLLLHAPDGRLRLRHLLPVFRTHYDLLLIDTQGARSVLLEMAVLASDLALSPVTPEILAARELRRGTLQLIEDIAPYRHLGIEPPPLRLLINRVHPVSSNARLVQQALRQVFQEQAGVQVLGTDVPAIEAYPRAATRGLPVHRVEYRQPAGRTAPAALETMRTLAGELFPVWRERFALVTGRADAGGAGHGERA